A stretch of DNA from Bradyrhizobium algeriense:
ACCGCCACGCTGCATTTCGACGAGTGCCGCGTAAGGTGCGAAAACCTGATCGGCGAGGAGGGCCAGGGTTTCAAGATCATCATGCACAATTTCAACAGCGAGCGCATGGGCATGGCGGCAAGCTGCACGGCCTATGCCCGCGTCTGCGTCGAGGAGGCGATTGCCTATGCCAAGGAGCGCAAGACTTTTGGCAAGCCGATCGCGCAGCACCAGGTGATCCGTCACAAGCTGGTCGACATGGCGCAGAAGGTGGCGGCGTCGCAGGCGATGCTGGAAATGCTGGCGTGGCGGCTCGGGCAAGGCGAGAGCCCGGTCGCCGAAATCTGCATGATGAAGAACCAGGCCACCCAGACCATGGCGTTCTGCGCCTCCGAGGCCGTTCAGATTTTTGGCGGTGCCGGCTTCATGCGCGGCGTCAAGGTCGAGCGCATCTACCGCGAGGTCAAGGTCAACGCCATTGGCGGCGGCACCGAGGAGATCATGAAGGATCTCGCTTCGAGGCAGATGGGATTATGAAGGAAACAAGATGCTCTTCACCGCCGACCACGACGAACCTCGCCGTATCCTGCAAAAGTTCATCGCCGCCGAAATAAACCCGTTCGTCGATGAATGGGAGAAGGCCGACATCTTCCCCGCGCACGAATTGTTCAAGAAGCTCGGCGATCTCGGCTTTCTCGGCCTCAACAAGCCGGTCGAATTCGGCGGGCAGGGGCTCGATTACTCCTACGCGTTGATGATGGCCGAAGAGCTCGGCGCCATCAAATGTGGCGGCGTGCCGATGGCGATCGGCGTGCAGACCGATATGGCAACGCCTGCGCTGGCGCGGTTCGGTTCAGATGAAGTGCGACGCGAGTTTCTTAGCCCCGCGATTGCGGGAGATGCGGTCGCCTGTGTCGGTGTTTCAGAGCCCGGCGCCGGTTCCGATGTCGCCTCGATCAAGACCCAGGCGCGCTCCGATGGTGATGATTACGTCATCAATGGCGGCAAGATGTGGATCACCAACGGCGTGCAGGCCGACTGGATCTGCCTGCTCGCCAACACCAGCGACGATCAGGTCCACCGCAACAAGTCGCTGATCTGTGTGCCGATGAAAGCCAAGGGCGTGCAGGTCGCGCGCAAGCTCGACAAGATGGGCATGCGCTCGTCCGACACCGCGCAGATCTTCTTCGACAACGTCCGGGTGCCCAAGCGCAACCGCATCGGCGAGGAGGGCAAGGGCTTTACCTACCAGATGGTGCAGTTCCAGGAGGAGCGGCTGTGGGGCGCGGCCGCCTGCCTCAAGGCGCATGAATTCATCATCACCGAGACGATCGAATACACACGCAATCGAAAGGCGTTCGGAAAGTCGATCCTCGATAACCAGACCGTTCATTTCAAGCTTGCGGAGATGCAGACCGAGGTCGAGCTGTTGCGCGCGCTGGTCTACCGCGCCGCCGAGGCGTTGATCGCGGGCGAAGACGTGACACGGCTCGCCACCATGGCCAAGCTCAAGGCGGGTCGTCTGGGGCGTGAACTCACCGATGCCTGCCTGCAGTTCTGGGGCGGCATGGGCTTCATGAACGAGACGCCGGTCAGCCGGGCCTATCGCGACAGCCGCCTGACCTCGATCGGCGGCGGCGCCGACGAGGTGATGCTGACAGTGCTGTGCAAGATGATGGGCACGCTGCCGAAAAACTAATAAAAGCCCGATCAGAACTCACGAGGGAATGCCTGATGATCACGCTCTATCACTGCGACGGCGCACGCTCATTCCGTCCGCTCTGGATGCTCGAAGAGATGGGCTTGCCCTATGAGCTGAAAATGCTGCCGTTCCCGCCACGCGTGTTCGCAAAGGAATATCTTGCGATCAATCCGCTCGGCACCATTCCGTTCATGATCGACGGCGAGACCAAAATGACGGAATCCTCCGGCATCTGCTATTACCTCGGCACCAAATATGGTCCGACGCCGCTGGTGGTCGGGCAGGACGACCCCGCCTATGGCGCGTTCCTGAACTGGATGTATTTCAGCGACGCCACGCTGACCTTTCCGCAAACGCTGGTGCTGAGATACAGCCAGCTCGAACCGGAGGAGCGGCGGAACCCGCAGGTGGCCGGCGATTACGCGAAATGGTTTTTGGGCCGGCTGCGCGCTGTCGAGGCAGCCACCGCGAATGCCGAAACCTTGTGCGCCGGCCGGTTCACTGCGGCCGACATCGTCAACGGCTATGCATTGCGGCTGGCGGGCAATATTGGCCTGGCTAAGGATTTTGGCCCCAATGTCGCCGCCTATTGGGCCCGGTTGCAGGAACGTGACGGGTACCAGCGGGCGATTGCCGCGGAACGCAGGGCCGGCGTCGAGCAGAACGTGGCACCTCGGATCCGGGCCTGACGGAGCCCCCGTCATTCCGGGATGGTCCGAAGGACCAGACCTCAGATGCGCAATCGCGCATCGGGGAATCTCGAGATTCTCAGGGGCGCAAGGGCGCCCCATAGTTCGCTTCGCGCCCCGGAATGACAACTCTTCTATCGGTGACAGTCCCCAATTTTCCGCTATGGTTGACCCCATCGCAGCGGCCAAAGAGCCGCGCGAGGAGGACACACCATGGACGATGTCGGCCACAAATCCGGCCATCTGATGCTGATCACCCCGGAGCGCGTGTTCTATGCTGGCCTGCTCGGCCGCCCGCGCCAACGCTGTTCGGGCGCCTTCAACATCTATGTCTCGATCGAGGGCGGTCTCTGGCTCACCACCGCCGATGGCCGGGAAACCCATGGCGAAATGGTCGCCCTGTTGCCGAACATCAGGCACACCATCGCCAGCGATTATCGCTCGGTGCTCAGCGTCGTGATCGAGCCGGAGAGCGTTCGCCCCGGTGTGCTCGAAGACCTCGCACGGCGTCTCGCGGGACCCGAAGGCGCAGCGTTCACCAGCCGCATCCGCGCCGCCTATCGCGAACTGCGCGAGCATCACGCCGGCAATGAATATTCCAGCGCCGAATTCGATTGCCTGTGCCTTGGCGAGGCCCTGCCGCAGCGCATACTCGATCCGCGCGTGGTGCGCGCGATTCTGCAGATCGGAAAATTCTCCGGCGAGCCGGTGACGGCAGCGAGCTGCGCCGCGGAGGCGGGACTATCTCCGTCGCGCTTCCTGCATTTGTTCAAGGAAGAGACCGAAATATCATTCCGCTCCTTCCGCGCCTGGAAGCGCGCGCGGCATCTGCTGCACTTCGCCAACCAGGACATCAACCTTGCGCATCTCGCGCAGGATATCGGCTATCCCGACTCCACGCATTTCAGCCACTCGATCCGCCGCTTCTATGGCTTGAAGCCGCGCGCGATCTTTTCAGGTTCGCGCGATCTGGCGATCTATAGCCACCGCCATGCCGCCGCCGACAATAGCGGGTGGACGCAAGAAGCCGGCTGATGCCGGACGCATGATCGCGCCGGACATTTTCGCGATCCCTCGCGTCCCGCTTTCGAAGGTTGATCTATGGGCGACAAGGCCGTCATTACCTGTGCGCTGAACGGCGTGCTGACCGATCCGAAGCAGCACAATGTGCCGGTTACGCCGGAGCAGATGGCGCGGGAGGCCAGGGCCGCGTTCAACGCCGGCGCCAGCATCATGCATGTCCATCTGCGCCAGCAGGAGCCAAACAAGGGACATCTGCCGTCATGGGACGTCAACGTCTCCAAAGAGATCCAGCAGGCGATTCGCGAGGCCTGCCCCGGCGTCATCATCAACCACACCACGGGCACGTCGGGGCCCAAGTATCAGGGCGCGCTCGACTGCGTGCGCGAAACCAAACCCGAAATCGCCGCCTGCAATGCCGGCTCGCTGAATTATCTCAAGGTGAAGTCCGACAACACCTGGGCATGGCCGCCGATGATGTTCGATAACGCGGTCGAGAAGGTGCAGGACTATCTCGACGTGATGAACGAAGCGGGCACGATCCCCGAGTTCGAATGCTTCGACGTCGGCATCGTGCGCTGCGTCGGCATGTACAGGCAGACCGGGATGTATTCCGGCCCGCTCGAGTATAATTTTGTGATGGGCGTCGCCTCCGGCATGCCGGCTGATCAGGAATTGCTGCCGATCCTGTTGAAGCTGAAACTGCCGGAAGCGCATTGGCAGGTGACTGCGATCGGCCGCGCCGAAATCTGGCCGCTGCACCAGCGCTGCGCCGATCTCGGCGGGCATCTGCGCACCGGGCTCGAAGATACTTTCTATCTTGGCGACGGCACCAAAGTGACTTCGAACGGGCAGTTGATCGAGGCGATCGCTGCCTGCGCGCGGCGCGCGGGCCGCGAGATCGCGAGCCCCGCCGAAGCGCGGCAGATCTTTGGGACGAGGCATTGACCGTCTTGGCCGTCGTCATTGCGAGCGAAGCGAAGCAATCCATCGTGACGCACAAAAGGTATGGATTGCTTCGTCGCTTCGCTCCCTTGCACGAACGCTTCGCGTTTGTCGCAGGCTATGACGAGCGGGAGAGGTTATGGCAGTAATCGAATCAACCATCGTTCCCTCCAGCGCCGCCTTCAAGGCCAATCGCGACGGCATGCTGGCGCTGATCACACGCATGCGCGCCCTCGAAGATCGCACGCGCACCGCTTCCGCCGCGGCCAAGGACCGCTTCCACAAGCGCGGGCAGTTGCTGCCGCGCGAGCGCGTAGCGCTGGTGCTCGACCCCGGATCGCCCTTCATCGAACTGTCGACGCTCGCCGGCTACATGTTCGACGTGCCGGATGCGGACAAGAGCGTGCCCGGCGGCGGCGTGATCGCCGGCATTGGTTTTGTCTCAGGCATCCGCTGCATGGTGAGCGCCAATGATTCCGGCATCGATGCCGGCGCGCTGCAGCCGTACGGCCTCGACAAGACGCTGCGGGTACAGGAGCTGGCGCTGGAGAATAAGCTGCCTTACGTGCAGCTCGTCGAAAGCGCCGGCGCCAATCTGCTGCGCTACCGCGTCGAGGATTTTATCCGGGGCGGCAACATCTTTCGCAATCTGGCGCGGCTGTCGGCGGCGGGGTTGCCTGTCGTCACCGTGACGCATGGATCGTCGACGGCAGGCGGCGCTTATCAAACGGGGCTCTCGGATTACATCGTGATGGTGCGCGGCCGCACCCGCGCTTTCCTCGCCGGGCCGCCACTGTTGAAAGCCGCGACGGGCGAGATTGCGACAGAGGAAGAGCTCGGCGGCGCCGAGATGCACACGTCCATCTCCGGTCTCGGCGACTATCTGGCCGAGGACGATCGCGACGCGCTGCGCATCGCGCGCGACATCATGGCCAATCTGGAATGGGATCGGCCGAAGCCTGCGGAAGTTTCCTTCAAGCCGCCGCGCTACGATGCGGAGGAATTGCTCGGCATCATGCCGATGGATCACAAGCGTCCGGTCGATATGCGGCAGGCGATCGCACGATTTGTCGACGATTCCGACTTCACTGAGTTCGGCGCAAACTATGGTCCCGCCACCGTATGCGGCCACGCCCGCATCGAGGGGCAGGCGATCGGGATCATCACCAATAACGGCCCGCTCGATGTGCCCGGCGCCAACAAGGCGACGCATTTTATTCAAGCCTGCTGCCAGTCGCGTACGCCGATCCTCTATATGAACAACACGACGGGCTACATGGTCGGCAAGGCCTACGAAGAGGCCGGCATGATCAAGCACGGCTCCAAGATGATCCAGGCGGTGACGTCGGCCACCGTGCCGCAGATCACGATCTATTGCGGCGCCTCGTTCGGTGCCGGCAATTACGGCATGTGCGGGCGCGGCTTCCATCCGCGCTTCTGCTTTTCCTGGCCGAACGCCAAGACCGCCGTGATGGGCGGCGAGCAGGCGGCGGAAACCATGGCGATCGTGACTGAGGCCGCAGCGGCGCGGCGCGGCAGGCCGATCGAGAAGGAGAAGCTCGATGCCATGAAGGCGCAGATCACGGGCGTGTTCGATGGCCAGATGGACGTGTTCTCGACCAGCGCGCGGGTGCTTGACGACGGCGTGATCGATCCGCGCGATACCCGCAGCGTGCTAGCCGAGGTGCTGGCGATCTGCCGCGAGGCCGAGATCCGCTCACCACAGCGCATGCAATTCTCGGTCGCGCGGCCATGAGCGGAACTGAATTGAAGCGAACGCCGTTCTTCAAGATCCTGATCGCCAACCGCGGCGAGATCGCGCTGCGGATCATGCGCACTGCGCGCCGGCTCGGCTATGGCGTGGTTGCCGTCTATTCCGATGCCGACCGCGACGCGCTGCATGTCCGAGAGGCCGATCAGGCGGTGCGGATCGGGGAGGCGCAGCCGGCGCAATCCTATCTGCGGATCGATGCGATCATCGCCGCCGCGAAAACCAGCGGCGCAAGCGCGATTCATCCGGGCTACGGCTTCCTCGCCGAGAACGAGGATTTCGCGCAAGCCTGTCGCGATGCCGGACTGGTTTTCATCGGTCCGTCGCCGGAGGCGATCCGGGCGATGGGCAACAAGGCGGGCGCCAAGGACATCATGCAGAAGGCGGGCGTACCTATCGTGCCCGGCTATCAGGGCGCGGACCAGAGCGACGCGACGATGCTGGCGGAGGCCAGGAAGATCGGCGTCCCCGTCATGATCAAGGCGGTCGCCGGCGGTGGCGGGCGCGGCATGCGGCTGGTCACGGATGCGGCAGCATTTCCGGATGCGCTGCGCAACGCGAGGTCGGAGGCGCAGGGCGCGTTCGGCGATCCCGCCGTCATACTCGAACGCGCCATCGTAAATCCCCGGCATATCGAGATTCAGGTGTTCGGCGACCGCTACGGCAACGCCATTCATCTCGGCGAGCGCGATTGCTCGGTGCAACGCCGGCATCAGAAACTGATCGAGGAAGCGCCGTCGCCGAAGGTGACGCCGGAACTGCGGGCGCGGATGGGCGCGGTCGCCGTCGCTGCGGTCAAGTCGATTGGCTATGAGGGCGCCGGCACGCTGGAGTTCCTGCTCGATCCGGGCGGCGAGTTCTACTTCATGGAGATGAACACGCGGCTGCAGGTCGAGCATCCCGTCACCGAGGCCGTCACCGGGCTCGATCTCGTCGAACTGCAATTGCGTATTGCAGCCGGCGAGCCGCTCGGGCTCAGGCAGGAGGATGTCAAATTCTCCGGCCATGCCATCGAAGTGCGGTTGTGCTCGGAGGACGCCAATCACGATTTCATGCCGCAGTCCGGCACAATGGCGTTGTGGCAGATGCCGGATGGGGTGCGCGTCGAGCATGCGCTGCAATCCGGTTCCGAAATCCCGCCGTTCTACGATTCGATGATCGCCAAGATCATCAGTCATGGCGCCGACCGCAGCGAGGCGCGGGGCCGGTTGATCTGCGGTCTGGAGCAGACGGCCGCGTTCGGCGTCACCACCAATCAGGGATTTTTGATTTCCTGCTTGCGTCATCCGGGCTTTGCCAAGGGCGAAGCGACCACGGCCTTCATCGGCAACCATCGCGACGAACTGTTGGCGCCGCGCGCCAACGCCAACGCGGAGGCCGCGTTGGCGGCCTTGTTGCTCTACGTCACCAATCCCCATGCGCCACCCTGGCGCAGCGGGCGCAGTCTGGCAGCGACGTTTCCGCTGACGATGCGGATCGATCTCGGCCATGGCGCGCACGAGGTGGATATCGTGCGGGAGCGCGATGGCGGGTATGCCGCCGCCGTCGATGGCAGTGAGCTTCGTTTCGAGATTGACGAACTCGGCCGCGATGCGATCCGCTTCCGCACCGACGGCATGATGGAGTCGGCAAGATTCCTGCGCGATGGCGACTGCCTCTATGTTCTGCACCGCGGAGCGACGATTGCGGTCCGCGACCTGACGCTGGCAGCGCCGGCCTCGGCTGCGGCGGCCGGTGGCGATGGCAAGGTGCGCGCGGCGATGAACGGCCGCGTGGTCGCGGTGCTGGTCAAGCCTGGTGAACAGGTTGTGGCCGGCCAGCCGGTGATGACGCTGGAGGCGATGAAGATGGAGCATGTACACATGGCGGGCGTCGCCGGTACGGTGTCGTCCATCGATGTTGCCGAGGGCGAGCAGGTGACGACGGGCAGGATCGTCGTGGAAATTGCAGCGGCGTAGGTGCGTAGGGTGGGCAAAGCGTAAGCGTGCCCACCATTTCACGCACAGCAAGAATGGTGGGCACGTCGCTACGCTCCTTTGCCCACCCTACGAAACCTACTCCGGTCGCCCCGTTCCGTCGTTCAGCCAGCACGCTACCTCATGCCGTTCGCCAGCCGCCACCAGCGCCGGCCGCTCCACCTTGCAGCGGTCCATGGCATAGCGGCAGCGGGTGTGGAAGGCGCAGCCGGACGGCGGGTTGATGGGACTCGGGACGTCGCCGTCGACCATGGGCGCCAGTTTCTTCGCTTTGGGATCGGCGATCGGGACCGAGGCCAGCAGCGCCTGCGTATAGGGATGACGCGGGTTGGCAAACAATTCGCTCTTGTCCGCGATCTCGACGATGCGCCCGAGATACATCACGGCGACGCGGTGGCTGATATGGGCGACGACGGCGAGGTCGTGGGCGATGAACAGGTAGGAAAAATCATTCTTGCGCTGCAGGTCGATCAACAAATTGATCACCTGCGCCTGGATCGAGACGTCGAGCGCCGATACGGGCTCGTCGCACACGATCAGGCTTGGCCCAAGCGACAATGCCCGCGCAATGCAGATGCGCTGCCGCTGCCCGCCCGAGAACTGATGCGGATAGTTCTTCATCTGGTCGGAACGTAGCCCGACCTGCGCGAATAGTTCGGCGACGCGTTCCTGTTGCGCGCGGCCGGTCGCAAGGCCGTGCACGCTGAGCGGTTCGCCGACGATATCGCCCGCGGTCATGCGCGGATTGAGCGAAGCAAATGGATCCTGGAACACGATCTGCATCGAGCGCCGATGCGGCCGCATCTCGGCCTTGCTCAGGCCAGTAATGTCGGTGCCGTTCAATTTGATAGTGCCGCTGGACGGCTCCACCAGCCGCAGCACGCTGCGCGCGACCGTCGATTTGCCGCAGCCGGACTCGCCGACCAGTCCCAGCGTCTCGCCCTTGCCGACGGAGAAGCTGACGCCATCGACGGCGTGCACGGTGCCGACGCGACGTCGCAGCACGCCGCCGCGCACCGCGTAATGCTTGACGAGGTCGGTAACCTCCAGCAACGGGCGTTGATCGGTCATGGCGCGCCTACCAATTCTGTCGCGCGCCAGCACGCCGCAAAATGATCACCGTCGACTTCCTGTAGCGGCGGGTATTCTGCGCGACAGCGATCGACGGCGAGGCTGCAGCGCGGCGCAAAGGCGCAGCCCGGCGGCAGGTTGGTCAGCGACGGCACCATGCCGGGAATTTCGTTCAGTCGTGCGTCGGTCTTGGCGCCGAATGAAATCACCGCCGGCATCGAGGCCATAAGCCCGCGCGTATACGGGTGCTTCGGATTCTCGAACAGGTCTTCCACGGTCGCTTCCTCGACCTTCTTGCCGGCATACATCACGATGACGCGCTGCGCGGTCTGCGCCACCACGCCGAGATCGTGCGTGATCAGGATCAATCCAGTTCCGAGCGTCTTCTGCAGATCGACGATCAGCGCCAGGATCTGCGCCTGGATCGTCACGTCGAGCGCGGTGGTCGGCTCGTCCGCAATCAACAGCGCCGGCCGGCACGCCAAGGCCATCGCGATCATCGCGCGTTGCCGCATGCCGCCGGAAAGCTGATGCGGATATTCCAGCGCGCGGCGTTCCGGCTCGGGAATGCGGACGAGGCGCAGCATCTCGACCGCCTTGGCCCACGTCTCCCTGGAGGTCATTTCCCGGTGCAGGCGCAGCACTTCGGTGATCTGGTCGCCGATCCGCATCACGGGATTGAGCGAGGTCATCGGCTCCTGAAAAATCATCGAGATCCGGTTGCCGCGGATCTTGCGCATCTCGGCCTCGTCGAGGCCGAGCAGGTCGGTCCCTTCCAGCGTCACCGAGCCGCCGACCACCCGCCCGGGCGGGTCCGGCACCAGCCGCATCACCGACAGCGCAGTCACGCTCTTGCCGCAGCCGGATTCGCCGACGATCGCCAGCGTCTCGCCGCGGCGGACGCTGAACGAGACATCGTCGACCGCGCGGAACAGACCTGAGTTGGTGAAGAACACCGTCTGCAGGTTCTTCACATCGAGAACCATGTCGTCCTTCTGCGCCTCGGTCATCAGCCGCGCTGCCTCGGGTCGAGGATGTCGCGAAGCGCGTCGCCGAACAGATTGGTGCCGAACACCGCAAGGCTGATGGCTACTCCCGGGAAGATCACCAGCCACGGCGCGGTGCGGACATATTCCGCCGCCGATTCCGACAGCATGCGTCCCCAGGACGGATAGGGTTCGGGAATGCCGAGGCCGAGGAACGACAGCGAGGCTTCGGTGAGGATGGTGGAGCCGAGTTGCGCGGTCGCCAGCACGATCAGGGGCGCCAGCGTATTGGGCAGCACGTGGCGCAGCGCGATGCGGGTCTCGCTCATGCCGATCGATTTTGCGGCCTCGACGAACGGCAGTTCGCGCAGCGCCAGCGTATTGGCGCGAATGACGCGGGCGACCGTCGGGATCAGCGGGATCGCAATCGCGATGATGACGTTCGGCAATGACGGCCCGAGCGCCGCCGTCATCACCAGCGCCAGCACCAGCAAGGGCAGGGCCTGCAGAATGTCGGTGATGCGCTGGAATAGCAGGTCGACCCAGCCGGACAGATAGCCCGATGCAAGGCCGACGACGACGCCGATTGACGATCCCAGCGCGGTGGCGCCGATGCCGACCGCCAGCGAAATCCGCGCGCCGTGGACGATCCGGCTCCAGACGTCGCGGCCGAATGAATCGGTTCCCATCCAGTGCGCCGCGCTGGGCGAGGCCAGCCGTTGCGCGGAATCGACGCTGAGTGGATCGTAACGGCAGATCAGGTCGGCCGAGATCGCCATCCAGACGAACATCACCATGATGACAAGGCCGATCGTGCCGAGCAGATAGCGCTGCGCCAGAAACAGCAGACGGCGCCAGCCATGCGTCGAATGGGCGCCGGCCCGTCTTAACTCGCTGTCGAAATTGATCGTGGTCAAGCGGCTAGTCCCCATAGCGGATGCGCGGGTCGATCGCGGCGTAAAGCATGTCGACGGTGAAGTTTGCGACCACCACGACCACGGCGATCAGCATCACGAGATTCTGGACGATCGGGTAATCGCGCCAGCGCAGCGCCTCGACCAGGAAGCGGGCGACGCCGGGAATATTGAACACGGTTTCGGTGACGATCAGCCCGCCGATCAGGAACGCCGCCTCGATGCCGATCACGGTAATGACCGGTAGGATGGCGTTCTTCAGCGCGTGGCGATAATTGACCGACGCCTCGGAAGCGCCCTTGGCGCGCGCGGTGCGGATGTAGTCCTGCCGCAGGATTTCCAGCATCGAGGACCGCGTGATGCGCATGGTCAGCGCGGCGCTGCGAAAGCCGACCGCCATTGCGGGGACGGCATAGATCGCGAAGGCCTCGGTCCAGGTCTTTGGATTCGGATTGTAGATCGGCATGCTGCCGAACAGCGAGACCGAGGCCATCAGGATCAACAGCCCGAGCCAGAAGGAAGGCAGCGACAGGCCGCTCAGGCTGACGACGCGCAAGGTATAGTCGAGCCGCGAACCCTGATGGACTGCGCTG
This window harbors:
- a CDS encoding acyl-CoA dehydrogenase family protein, which codes for MLFTADHDEPRRILQKFIAAEINPFVDEWEKADIFPAHELFKKLGDLGFLGLNKPVEFGGQGLDYSYALMMAEELGAIKCGGVPMAIGVQTDMATPALARFGSDEVRREFLSPAIAGDAVACVGVSEPGAGSDVASIKTQARSDGDDYVINGGKMWITNGVQADWICLLANTSDDQVHRNKSLICVPMKAKGVQVARKLDKMGMRSSDTAQIFFDNVRVPKRNRIGEEGKGFTYQMVQFQEERLWGAAACLKAHEFIITETIEYTRNRKAFGKSILDNQTVHFKLAEMQTEVELLRALVYRAAEALIAGEDVTRLATMAKLKAGRLGRELTDACLQFWGGMGFMNETPVSRAYRDSRLTSIGGGADEVMLTVLCKMMGTLPKN
- a CDS encoding glutathione S-transferase, whose amino-acid sequence is MITLYHCDGARSFRPLWMLEEMGLPYELKMLPFPPRVFAKEYLAINPLGTIPFMIDGETKMTESSGICYYLGTKYGPTPLVVGQDDPAYGAFLNWMYFSDATLTFPQTLVLRYSQLEPEERRNPQVAGDYAKWFLGRLRAVEAATANAETLCAGRFTAADIVNGYALRLAGNIGLAKDFGPNVAAYWARLQERDGYQRAIAAERRAGVEQNVAPRIRA
- a CDS encoding helix-turn-helix domain-containing protein, translated to MDDVGHKSGHLMLITPERVFYAGLLGRPRQRCSGAFNIYVSIEGGLWLTTADGRETHGEMVALLPNIRHTIASDYRSVLSVVIEPESVRPGVLEDLARRLAGPEGAAFTSRIRAAYRELREHHAGNEYSSAEFDCLCLGEALPQRILDPRVVRAILQIGKFSGEPVTAASCAAEAGLSPSRFLHLFKEETEISFRSFRAWKRARHLLHFANQDINLAHLAQDIGYPDSTHFSHSIRRFYGLKPRAIFSGSRDLAIYSHRHAAADNSGWTQEAG
- a CDS encoding 3-keto-5-aminohexanoate cleavage protein is translated as MGDKAVITCALNGVLTDPKQHNVPVTPEQMAREARAAFNAGASIMHVHLRQQEPNKGHLPSWDVNVSKEIQQAIREACPGVIINHTTGTSGPKYQGALDCVRETKPEIAACNAGSLNYLKVKSDNTWAWPPMMFDNAVEKVQDYLDVMNEAGTIPEFECFDVGIVRCVGMYRQTGMYSGPLEYNFVMGVASGMPADQELLPILLKLKLPEAHWQVTAIGRAEIWPLHQRCADLGGHLRTGLEDTFYLGDGTKVTSNGQLIEAIAACARRAGREIASPAEARQIFGTRH
- a CDS encoding acyl-CoA carboxylase subunit beta; the encoded protein is MAVIESTIVPSSAAFKANRDGMLALITRMRALEDRTRTASAAAKDRFHKRGQLLPRERVALVLDPGSPFIELSTLAGYMFDVPDADKSVPGGGVIAGIGFVSGIRCMVSANDSGIDAGALQPYGLDKTLRVQELALENKLPYVQLVESAGANLLRYRVEDFIRGGNIFRNLARLSAAGLPVVTVTHGSSTAGGAYQTGLSDYIVMVRGRTRAFLAGPPLLKAATGEIATEEELGGAEMHTSISGLGDYLAEDDRDALRIARDIMANLEWDRPKPAEVSFKPPRYDAEELLGIMPMDHKRPVDMRQAIARFVDDSDFTEFGANYGPATVCGHARIEGQAIGIITNNGPLDVPGANKATHFIQACCQSRTPILYMNNTTGYMVGKAYEEAGMIKHGSKMIQAVTSATVPQITIYCGASFGAGNYGMCGRGFHPRFCFSWPNAKTAVMGGEQAAETMAIVTEAAAARRGRPIEKEKLDAMKAQITGVFDGQMDVFSTSARVLDDGVIDPRDTRSVLAEVLAICREAEIRSPQRMQFSVARP
- a CDS encoding acetyl-CoA carboxylase biotin carboxylase subunit codes for the protein MSGTELKRTPFFKILIANRGEIALRIMRTARRLGYGVVAVYSDADRDALHVREADQAVRIGEAQPAQSYLRIDAIIAAAKTSGASAIHPGYGFLAENEDFAQACRDAGLVFIGPSPEAIRAMGNKAGAKDIMQKAGVPIVPGYQGADQSDATMLAEARKIGVPVMIKAVAGGGGRGMRLVTDAAAFPDALRNARSEAQGAFGDPAVILERAIVNPRHIEIQVFGDRYGNAIHLGERDCSVQRRHQKLIEEAPSPKVTPELRARMGAVAVAAVKSIGYEGAGTLEFLLDPGGEFYFMEMNTRLQVEHPVTEAVTGLDLVELQLRIAAGEPLGLRQEDVKFSGHAIEVRLCSEDANHDFMPQSGTMALWQMPDGVRVEHALQSGSEIPPFYDSMIAKIISHGADRSEARGRLICGLEQTAAFGVTTNQGFLISCLRHPGFAKGEATTAFIGNHRDELLAPRANANAEAALAALLLYVTNPHAPPWRSGRSLAATFPLTMRIDLGHGAHEVDIVRERDGGYAAAVDGSELRFEIDELGRDAIRFRTDGMMESARFLRDGDCLYVLHRGATIAVRDLTLAAPASAAAAGGDGKVRAAMNGRVVAVLVKPGEQVVAGQPVMTLEAMKMEHVHMAGVAGTVSSIDVAEGEQVTTGRIVVEIAAA
- a CDS encoding dipeptide ABC transporter ATP-binding protein; the encoded protein is MTDQRPLLEVTDLVKHYAVRGGVLRRRVGTVHAVDGVSFSVGKGETLGLVGESGCGKSTVARSVLRLVEPSSGTIKLNGTDITGLSKAEMRPHRRSMQIVFQDPFASLNPRMTAGDIVGEPLSVHGLATGRAQQERVAELFAQVGLRSDQMKNYPHQFSGGQRQRICIARALSLGPSLIVCDEPVSALDVSIQAQVINLLIDLQRKNDFSYLFIAHDLAVVAHISHRVAVMYLGRIVEIADKSELFANPRHPYTQALLASVPIADPKAKKLAPMVDGDVPSPINPPSGCAFHTRCRYAMDRCKVERPALVAAGERHEVACWLNDGTGRPE
- a CDS encoding ABC transporter ATP-binding protein, with the protein product MTEAQKDDMVLDVKNLQTVFFTNSGLFRAVDDVSFSVRRGETLAIVGESGCGKSVTALSVMRLVPDPPGRVVGGSVTLEGTDLLGLDEAEMRKIRGNRISMIFQEPMTSLNPVMRIGDQITEVLRLHREMTSRETWAKAVEMLRLVRIPEPERRALEYPHQLSGGMRQRAMIAMALACRPALLIADEPTTALDVTIQAQILALIVDLQKTLGTGLILITHDLGVVAQTAQRVIVMYAGKKVEEATVEDLFENPKHPYTRGLMASMPAVISFGAKTDARLNEIPGMVPSLTNLPPGCAFAPRCSLAVDRCRAEYPPLQEVDGDHFAACWRATELVGAP
- a CDS encoding ABC transporter permease — its product is MTTINFDSELRRAGAHSTHGWRRLLFLAQRYLLGTIGLVIMVMFVWMAISADLICRYDPLSVDSAQRLASPSAAHWMGTDSFGRDVWSRIVHGARISLAVGIGATALGSSIGVVVGLASGYLSGWVDLLFQRITDILQALPLLVLALVMTAALGPSLPNVIIAIAIPLIPTVARVIRANTLALRELPFVEAAKSIGMSETRIALRHVLPNTLAPLIVLATAQLGSTILTEASLSFLGLGIPEPYPSWGRMLSESAAEYVRTAPWLVIFPGVAISLAVFGTNLFGDALRDILDPRQRG
- a CDS encoding ABC transporter permease, which translates into the protein MFAYIVRRLALMLVTLVGISIIIFVLLRVVPGNIVDILFDAAGFVDPTDKANLEKELGLNLPIYQQYLNWIGGLLHGDLGYSYVSEKPALQEILPRIPITARLAALALLFSASIGIPLGVLSAVHQGSRLDYTLRVVSLSGLSLPSFWLGLLILMASVSLFGSMPIYNPNPKTWTEAFAIYAVPAMAVGFRSAALTMRITRSSMLEILRQDYIRTARAKGASEASVNYRHALKNAILPVITVIGIEAAFLIGGLIVTETVFNIPGVARFLVEALRWRDYPIVQNLVMLIAVVVVVANFTVDMLYAAIDPRIRYGD